The proteins below come from a single Pseudarthrobacter sp. SSS035 genomic window:
- a CDS encoding LamB/YcsF family protein, translating to MDLNADLGESFGSWNMGDDAAMFRLVTSANVACGFHAGDPVTMLDSCRAAFELDVTVGAHVGYRDLAGFGRRSLDMSFDELFGDVLYQLGALDGVAHAVGASVDYVKPHGALYNRLVHDAEQASAVVAAIQAYDPGLPILGLPGSQLLIQAKEAGHPVFVEAFVDRAYQADGTLVPRSQAGAVLHDVDSIVERAVRLATKGEVVAVDGTVVQVRPDSLCIHGDTPGAVEMAAGVRAGLEGAGVQLESFA from the coding sequence TTGGATCTTAACGCTGACCTCGGCGAATCGTTCGGCTCATGGAACATGGGGGACGACGCCGCCATGTTCCGGCTGGTGACCAGCGCGAACGTGGCCTGCGGCTTCCACGCGGGGGATCCCGTCACCATGCTGGACAGCTGCCGCGCCGCCTTCGAGCTCGACGTCACCGTTGGTGCGCACGTGGGGTACCGGGACCTGGCCGGCTTCGGCCGCCGGTCCCTGGACATGTCCTTCGATGAGCTGTTCGGTGACGTCCTCTACCAGCTGGGCGCGCTCGACGGCGTGGCGCACGCCGTCGGGGCCTCCGTTGACTACGTCAAACCCCATGGCGCCCTGTACAACCGCCTGGTCCACGACGCCGAGCAGGCGTCCGCCGTGGTTGCCGCCATCCAGGCCTACGACCCCGGCCTGCCGATCCTCGGCCTGCCGGGCTCACAGCTGCTGATCCAGGCCAAGGAAGCCGGCCACCCGGTGTTTGTTGAGGCCTTTGTGGACCGCGCATACCAGGCGGACGGGACTTTGGTGCCGCGCTCCCAGGCTGGTGCTGTCCTCCACGACGTCGACTCGATCGTTGAGCGCGCAGTGCGCCTCGCGACGAAGGGCGAAGTTGTGGCCGTGGACGGAACGGTGGTTCAGGTCCGGCCCGACTCCCTGTGCATCCACGGCGACACCCCCGGAGCCGTGGAAATGGCCGCCGGTGTTCGCGCCGGGCTCGAAGGTGCCGGCGTGCAGCTGGAGTCCTTCGCGTAG
- a CDS encoding MFS transporter, whose amino-acid sequence MPTLQALRPFAHREYRVLIAALAISIFGSGMWAVAMVYQVIHLGGGPLELSLVATAGSIGLVAFVLAGGIAADRVPQRLLIIAVEGANLAVIAAISGLAMAGWLQLWHLAVGSFVLGVGAAFFFPAYSAILPRILPPEDLLAANGMEGTMRPILQQAAGPAVAGVVVAALSPSHAVTGVATCHLLAFIVLNFLGRHALDAPHNGADGGSARAGAGAHAGADADAGATGAAKTSFFHDLREGISYTIRTPWLLWTLLWAGVSVLFLIGPIEVLMPFVVRDQLGGDSSMFGFLLAVMGVGGAVGSLVTASLKLPRRYLTVMMVSWGAGSLPLAAVGILDSFWTVAAAMFVWGATGSVGMVFPIWAIFLAAGVVCPVLAVVAMIAARMPADELAHPLDRPVVVERTTAAGD is encoded by the coding sequence ATGCCCACACTCCAAGCCCTGCGGCCCTTTGCGCACCGCGAGTACCGGGTCCTCATAGCGGCGCTGGCCATCTCCATTTTCGGATCCGGAATGTGGGCTGTCGCCATGGTCTACCAGGTGATCCACCTCGGCGGCGGCCCGCTGGAGCTGTCCCTGGTGGCCACTGCCGGCAGCATCGGCCTGGTGGCCTTCGTCCTCGCGGGCGGGATCGCCGCTGACCGCGTGCCGCAGCGGCTCCTGATCATTGCCGTTGAAGGTGCCAACCTCGCCGTTATCGCGGCGATCAGCGGGCTGGCCATGGCCGGGTGGCTGCAGCTGTGGCATCTCGCCGTGGGCAGCTTTGTGCTGGGCGTGGGCGCCGCGTTCTTCTTCCCTGCCTACTCCGCGATCCTGCCGCGCATCCTGCCGCCCGAGGACCTGCTGGCCGCGAACGGCATGGAGGGGACCATGCGGCCCATCCTCCAGCAGGCGGCCGGACCCGCCGTGGCGGGCGTGGTGGTGGCGGCGCTCTCGCCGTCGCACGCCGTGACCGGAGTGGCCACCTGCCACCTGCTGGCGTTCATCGTCCTGAACTTCCTGGGGCGCCATGCCCTGGACGCGCCCCACAACGGGGCCGACGGCGGGAGCGCGAGGGCCGGGGCGGGGGCGCACGCCGGGGCAGACGCAGACGCCGGGGCAACGGGCGCCGCAAAAACGTCCTTCTTCCACGACCTCCGCGAGGGCATCAGCTACACCATCCGCACACCGTGGCTGCTGTGGACCTTGCTGTGGGCCGGCGTATCGGTGCTGTTCCTGATCGGTCCCATCGAAGTGCTGATGCCGTTTGTGGTCCGCGACCAGCTCGGCGGTGACTCGAGCATGTTCGGCTTCCTGCTGGCCGTGATGGGCGTGGGCGGGGCCGTCGGCTCCCTGGTGACCGCATCCCTGAAACTGCCGCGCCGCTACCTCACGGTCATGATGGTGTCCTGGGGTGCGGGCAGCCTGCCGCTGGCCGCCGTCGGCATTCTGGACAGCTTCTGGACCGTGGCCGCCGCAATGTTCGTCTGGGGCGCCACCGGCAGCGTGGGCATGGTCTTCCCCATCTGGGCAATTTTCCTGGCCGCCGGCGTCGTCTGCCCGGTCCTGGCGGTGGTCGCCATGATCGCCGCCAGGATGCCCGCCGACGAACTGGCCCACCCGCTGGACAGGCCAGTTGTGGTGGAACGCACGACGGCGGCAGGAGACTGA
- a CDS encoding glycoside hydrolase family 65 protein: MALITADRERFPNTPWQLVETRHQPGSAGTLETLFALGNGHLGIRGAHWAASDADLPGSFINGLHEIWDIKHAENAFGFARTGQRIIYIPDANNFTVIIDGESLTLAESAVLDYRRSVDFATGIYECRITWLCRSGATVTTTERRAVGFASRGSLGISLEVASDREVSADVTSSVINRQDQPVEDHSAHDPRRAGRHAGRVLLPVRTDGGDGSLRLSWEAAESGQRVGIAVDHWTSAGHQPFETVAGEDDSSVRYVLAVRADEPFRLEKGVSYAAGRGVQDSDRDAAEAAEAGLRSVEDIFTESREHYRAYWDTSDIEVGGQPELQQAIRWNLFQLAQATARADIAGIPAKGVTGSGYEGHYFWDQEVYLLPYLTYTNPGGARQVLEFRHDMLPAAKIRAKELSVEGALFPWRTINGLEASAYYAAGTAQFHIAAAIAFATNRYLWASGDETFREGMGAELLIETARMWAALGFFGKDGAFHIHGVTGPDEYTAVVNDNLYTNVMARFNLRAAAALDHPEIDDAERELWEQAAARIHLPFDEDLQVYSQDNDFMTLEPWDWTTPRSKYPLLLNFHPLVIYRHQVLKQADTVLAMFLQWQDFSAEEKRRAFDFYDPITTGDSTLSACVQGIMAAEVGHAEAALEHFTNAVFIDLDDTHGNTIDGVHIASAGGVWSSLVSGFAGLRDQGHLPFFDPRLPAEWEALSFHLKIQGRLLLVELDAGALTLSVRSGGPLDVDVRGQVHSIGEVAVRVALDPFEVPERTVFPSGPPTASLPIVGFRA, encoded by the coding sequence ATGGCTCTTATCACCGCGGACCGTGAACGGTTCCCCAACACCCCCTGGCAGCTTGTGGAAACACGCCACCAGCCGGGCAGCGCGGGCACCCTTGAGACGCTATTTGCCCTGGGCAACGGCCATCTGGGCATCCGCGGTGCGCACTGGGCGGCCTCGGACGCAGACCTTCCGGGCAGCTTCATCAACGGCCTCCATGAGATCTGGGACATCAAGCATGCGGAGAACGCGTTCGGTTTCGCCCGGACCGGACAGCGGATCATCTACATTCCTGATGCGAACAACTTCACGGTGATCATCGACGGCGAGAGCCTCACCCTCGCCGAATCAGCCGTGCTGGACTACCGCCGCTCCGTCGACTTCGCCACCGGCATCTACGAATGCCGGATCACCTGGCTGTGCCGGTCCGGCGCCACGGTGACCACCACAGAACGCCGCGCCGTGGGCTTCGCCTCGCGCGGCAGCCTGGGCATCTCGCTCGAAGTAGCTTCGGACCGCGAGGTTTCCGCCGATGTGACGTCCTCCGTCATCAACCGCCAGGACCAGCCTGTGGAGGACCACTCGGCGCATGACCCGCGCCGGGCAGGCCGGCACGCAGGCCGGGTGCTCCTCCCGGTAAGGACCGACGGCGGCGACGGCTCGCTCCGTCTCTCCTGGGAAGCGGCGGAATCCGGGCAGCGCGTGGGAATCGCCGTGGACCACTGGACTTCCGCCGGCCACCAGCCCTTTGAGACCGTGGCAGGCGAAGACGACAGTAGCGTCCGGTACGTCCTTGCCGTCCGCGCCGACGAGCCGTTCCGGCTCGAAAAGGGCGTCAGCTATGCCGCCGGCCGCGGCGTCCAGGACTCGGATCGGGACGCGGCGGAGGCCGCCGAAGCCGGGCTCCGGTCTGTGGAGGACATCTTCACCGAGAGCCGCGAGCATTACCGCGCGTACTGGGACACCTCGGACATAGAGGTGGGCGGCCAGCCCGAGCTCCAGCAGGCCATCCGTTGGAACCTGTTCCAGCTGGCCCAGGCCACCGCGCGGGCCGACATCGCCGGCATCCCCGCGAAGGGCGTCACGGGCTCAGGCTATGAGGGGCACTATTTCTGGGACCAGGAGGTCTACCTCCTGCCCTACCTCACCTACACGAACCCCGGCGGCGCCCGCCAGGTCCTGGAGTTCCGGCACGACATGCTGCCGGCCGCCAAGATCCGGGCCAAGGAGCTCAGCGTGGAGGGCGCACTGTTCCCGTGGCGCACCATCAACGGACTTGAAGCCAGCGCCTATTACGCCGCCGGCACGGCGCAGTTCCACATCGCTGCGGCTATCGCCTTCGCCACCAACCGCTACCTGTGGGCCAGCGGCGACGAAACCTTCCGCGAGGGTATGGGTGCCGAACTCCTGATCGAAACCGCCCGCATGTGGGCCGCCTTGGGCTTCTTCGGCAAGGACGGGGCCTTCCACATCCACGGCGTTACCGGCCCTGACGAGTACACGGCGGTTGTCAACGACAACCTCTATACCAACGTGATGGCCCGCTTTAACTTGCGCGCGGCTGCGGCGCTGGACCACCCGGAGATCGACGACGCCGAACGCGAGCTGTGGGAGCAGGCCGCGGCCCGCATCCACCTGCCCTTCGACGAAGACCTGCAGGTCTACTCGCAGGACAACGACTTCATGACCCTGGAGCCGTGGGACTGGACCACTCCCAGGTCGAAGTACCCGCTGCTGCTGAACTTCCACCCGCTTGTGATCTACCGGCACCAGGTGCTGAAGCAGGCAGACACAGTGCTGGCCATGTTCCTGCAGTGGCAGGATTTCTCCGCCGAGGAGAAGCGCCGCGCGTTCGATTTTTACGACCCCATCACCACCGGCGATTCCACCCTGTCCGCCTGCGTGCAGGGGATCATGGCTGCCGAGGTGGGGCACGCTGAGGCCGCCCTGGAGCACTTCACGAACGCCGTTTTCATCGACCTGGACGACACCCATGGCAACACGATCGACGGCGTGCACATCGCCTCCGCCGGGGGAGTCTGGAGCTCGCTGGTCTCCGGTTTTGCCGGGCTTAGGGACCAGGGCCACCTGCCGTTCTTCGATCCGCGGCTTCCGGCAGAGTGGGAGGCGCTGTCCTTCCACCTGAAGATCCAGGGCCGGCTCCTGCTGGTGGAGCTTGACGCCGGGGCACTCACGCTCAGCGTCCGCAGCGGCGGACCGCTCGACGTGGATGTCCGCGGTCAAGTGCACAGCATTGGTGAAGTAGCGGTCCGGGTTGCCCTGGATCCCTTTGAGGTTCCGGAACGCACTGTCTTCCCCAGCGGGCCCCCGACGGCGAGCCTCCCCATTGTGGGGTTCCGCGCCTGA
- a CDS encoding HAD family phosphatase, protein MTDVLKAQSTSWTTASAILFDLDGVLTPTATVHEQAWKELFEGFLASRPDVPGYREDDYFDHIDGKPRFDGVRDFLASRGIVLPEGAPSDGTTGQGSTEDSGQDATQQDLTQQDAANATVQGLGNRKNKVFNGIVSAGVEPFEGSVRFLEAAVDRGLKVAVVSSSRNAPAVLKAAGLNGYFEIVVDGVVAAAQGLPGKPSPATYQYAAELLGLPSEECVVVEDAVSGVQAGHAGQFHSVIGVDRGAGRQTLLDAGATSVVNDLDELL, encoded by the coding sequence ATGACTGACGTACTGAAAGCCCAAAGCACCAGCTGGACCACGGCCTCCGCCATCCTGTTCGACCTCGACGGCGTGCTGACCCCCACGGCCACTGTCCACGAACAGGCGTGGAAGGAACTTTTCGAGGGCTTCCTGGCGTCCCGTCCGGATGTGCCCGGCTACCGCGAGGACGATTACTTCGATCACATCGACGGCAAGCCCAGGTTCGACGGCGTCCGGGACTTCCTGGCGTCGCGCGGCATCGTGCTCCCCGAAGGAGCACCCAGTGACGGCACCACCGGTCAAGGTTCCACCGAGGACTCCGGGCAGGACGCCACCCAGCAGGACCTTACCCAGCAGGACGCCGCCAACGCCACCGTCCAGGGACTGGGCAACCGGAAAAACAAGGTTTTCAACGGCATCGTCAGCGCCGGCGTCGAGCCGTTTGAGGGCTCAGTGCGATTCCTGGAAGCCGCCGTGGACCGCGGACTCAAGGTCGCCGTCGTCTCCTCATCCCGGAACGCTCCGGCTGTGCTTAAAGCCGCCGGCCTGAACGGGTACTTCGAAATAGTGGTTGACGGTGTGGTGGCTGCGGCCCAGGGCCTGCCCGGCAAACCGAGCCCGGCCACGTACCAGTACGCCGCGGAATTGCTGGGCCTGCCCAGCGAAGAGTGCGTGGTGGTTGAGGACGCTGTCTCGGGTGTCCAGGCCGGACACGCGGGGCAGTTCCACTCGGTGATCGGCGTGGACCGCGGCGCCGGTCGGCAGACCCTGCTCGACGCCGGAGCCACGAGCGTGGTCAACGACCTCGACGAACTGCTCTAA
- a CDS encoding alpha/beta hydrolase, with translation METVTWSKPESERDGTPLLVMMHGYGTDESRMVRLFEYLPAEFTCVALRAPMVIGDHYGWFLLDYFLANDFADVIAATNTVQAWINSVRSQHSSVSLLGYSQGMAMASTLLRLHPADYRATVGLSGFVLENELLSLTESFTAPPPFFWGRDKADLVINEDATAYTGQWLNENTRLTARTYPGMGHAMSKTEMVDVSAFLRQYVLG, from the coding sequence ATGGAAACAGTTACGTGGTCCAAGCCGGAAAGCGAACGGGACGGCACACCGCTGCTCGTCATGATGCATGGCTACGGCACCGACGAGTCGCGGATGGTGCGGCTGTTCGAATACCTGCCGGCCGAGTTCACTTGTGTTGCCCTGCGCGCACCCATGGTGATCGGCGACCACTACGGCTGGTTCCTGCTGGACTACTTCCTGGCCAACGATTTCGCGGATGTCATCGCTGCCACCAACACCGTCCAGGCGTGGATTAACTCTGTCAGGAGCCAGCACAGCAGTGTGAGTCTGTTGGGTTACTCGCAGGGGATGGCCATGGCCAGCACGCTGCTCCGGCTCCATCCCGCGGATTACAGGGCCACGGTTGGGCTTTCCGGTTTTGTGCTGGAAAACGAGCTGCTGTCCCTGACCGAATCCTTCACGGCCCCGCCGCCCTTCTTCTGGGGGCGGGACAAGGCGGACCTGGTGATCAATGAGGACGCCACGGCCTACACCGGACAATGGCTGAACGAAAACACCCGGCTGACCGCCAGGACGTATCCGGGCATGGGCCACGCCATGAGCAAGACGGAGATGGTGGACGTCAGCGCGTTCCTGCGCCAATATGTGCTCGGCTGA
- a CDS encoding MarR family transcriptional regulator, with product MRTQREDLLQAVYESGRELSTAAVMFHTKLSELRGLSATEGKAIDILMRFGPLTAGEFGERSGLAPASVTGLMQRLEAKGVARRVRHEEDRRKVLIELVGDQASAAAPYFLDFMGGLAALLEGYSDEQLRTIADFSSKAAAVQQDAAGRLGSGAE from the coding sequence ATGCGGACACAGCGTGAGGACCTGCTTCAGGCGGTCTACGAGTCAGGACGGGAACTGTCGACGGCGGCGGTCATGTTCCATACGAAACTCTCCGAACTGCGGGGACTCTCGGCCACCGAGGGCAAGGCGATCGACATTCTGATGCGCTTCGGCCCCCTGACGGCGGGGGAGTTCGGCGAGCGGTCCGGCTTGGCCCCCGCCTCCGTGACCGGCCTGATGCAGCGGCTTGAGGCCAAGGGTGTGGCCCGGCGCGTCCGGCATGAGGAGGACAGGCGCAAGGTGCTCATCGAACTGGTGGGGGACCAGGCCTCTGCCGCAGCGCCTTATTTCCTGGATTTCATGGGCGGGCTGGCGGCCCTGCTGGAGGGCTACAGCGACGAGCAGTTGCGGACCATCGCCGACTTCTCATCCAAGGCTGCTGCGGTCCAGCAGGATGCGGCCGGGCGCCTGGGGTCCGGGGCAGAATAG
- a CDS encoding NAD(P)/FAD-dependent oxidoreductase has protein sequence MLICLIIGSGVAGLATALSLQKAGHTPVVFEAYGGPSDGVGGFLTVAVNGFDALDTLGLKHAAAGLGFSTPRMSMYLGSTGRHLIDFEYGGALPDGTTARTLTRSELYSLLRTEATRRGIRILYGKRLRSVTETPDGVTAAFDDGTSAEGHLLIGADGLRSTVRTLIEPQSPPPRSVPLLNTGGIVPAGTMPAGTADTLPGQMKMIFGKRCFYCYMQDPDGRIWWFANPLQRASEDPSRLAPAAVRDWLAGLVSADRTPMAAIVTATPDIIRPYSTFDFPSIPRWHRGRMVLVGDAAHAASPSSGQGASMAFEDAVTLGRALQGISPETHTGGLIESAFTRYEGERRERAEAVVEWGRRNAAPKIRGQFKRAFEDLILKSVFRSLSRKAAENFDWVYRHHIDWEAGPGAGFEASVPPNTGQMR, from the coding sequence ATGTTGATCTGCCTCATCATCGGGTCCGGCGTCGCGGGGCTGGCGACGGCCCTGTCACTGCAAAAGGCGGGGCACACCCCCGTTGTCTTCGAAGCGTACGGCGGCCCGTCGGACGGCGTCGGAGGCTTCCTTACCGTCGCCGTCAACGGCTTCGACGCCCTGGACACCCTGGGGCTGAAGCACGCCGCGGCAGGGCTGGGGTTCAGCACGCCGCGGATGTCCATGTACCTGGGCTCCACGGGACGCCACCTGATCGACTTCGAGTACGGTGGCGCCCTGCCCGACGGGACCACCGCCCGCACACTGACCCGTTCCGAGCTCTACAGCCTGCTCCGCACGGAAGCGACGCGGCGGGGCATCCGCATCCTGTACGGAAAGAGGCTCAGGTCCGTGACGGAAACCCCCGACGGCGTGACCGCAGCATTCGACGACGGAACCTCCGCCGAAGGCCACCTGCTGATCGGCGCGGACGGGCTGCGGTCCACCGTCCGGACGCTGATCGAACCCCAATCTCCGCCACCGCGCAGCGTCCCGCTGCTCAACACGGGCGGCATCGTTCCGGCCGGAACGATGCCCGCCGGCACCGCGGACACCTTGCCGGGGCAGATGAAAATGATCTTCGGCAAACGCTGCTTCTACTGCTACATGCAGGACCCGGACGGCCGGATCTGGTGGTTCGCCAATCCCTTACAGCGGGCCTCGGAGGATCCATCGAGGCTCGCTCCCGCGGCGGTGAGGGACTGGCTGGCAGGCCTGGTGTCCGCCGACAGGACACCCATGGCGGCCATCGTCACCGCCACACCCGACATCATCAGGCCATACTCCACCTTCGATTTCCCGAGCATCCCCCGATGGCACCGGGGCCGGATGGTCCTGGTTGGCGACGCCGCCCACGCCGCCTCGCCGTCGTCCGGACAGGGCGCCTCGATGGCCTTCGAGGACGCCGTCACCCTGGGCCGGGCCTTGCAGGGCATCAGCCCCGAAACCCATACCGGAGGCCTCATCGAGTCCGCGTTCACACGCTACGAGGGCGAGCGCCGCGAACGCGCCGAGGCCGTGGTGGAGTGGGGCCGGCGCAACGCGGCGCCAAAGATCCGCGGGCAGTTCAAGCGTGCGTTCGAGGACCTGATCCTGAAATCCGTGTTCCGCTCGCTCTCCCGGAAGGCCGCGGAGAACTTCGACTGGGTCTACCGGCACCACATCGACTGGGAAGCCGGGCCCGGCGCCGGATTTGAGGCCAGCGTTCCGCCCAACACCGGACAGATGAGGTAG
- a CDS encoding DUF6458 family protein, whose amino-acid sequence MRIGSSIFLIALGAILAWAVAPGLIPFIDQVMVGYILMAVGVIGLIASLILASPGRSRRVSETRSVVDPNTGERITRNESRDGGI is encoded by the coding sequence ATGAGAATCGGTTCCTCCATCTTCCTTATTGCACTCGGCGCCATCCTGGCCTGGGCCGTCGCCCCAGGACTGATCCCCTTCATAGACCAGGTCATGGTGGGCTACATCCTGATGGCCGTTGGCGTGATCGGCCTGATCGCCTCCCTCATCCTGGCCTCACCGGGGCGCAGCCGCCGGGTCAGCGAAACCCGTTCGGTGGTTGATCCCAACACCGGCGAGCGCATCACCCGCAACGAAAGCCGCGACGGCGGCATCTAG
- a CDS encoding DeoR/GlpR family DNA-binding transcription regulator: MFAEERQQKIAELVAGTGRVSVTMLAERFRITTETVRRDLAALETTGTVRRVHGGAVAADRFSTTEESIIERTIQRPDQKMRIAQAALALIPQGTSGSILLDAGSTTEALADLLSRRAAVEPSAGGSGAELVVITHAVPIAAKLSSAPGIALQILGGRVRGLTQAAVGQSTVEAAQRMRPDIAFIGTNGIHPTFGLSTPDPEEAAVKAAFVHSARRIVVLADSSKLDAETLVQFASLKDLDTLITDSEPSPELAAALTEAGVDVVIA; this comes from the coding sequence GTGTTCGCCGAGGAGCGCCAGCAGAAGATCGCCGAGCTAGTCGCCGGCACGGGCCGGGTCAGCGTCACCATGCTGGCGGAGCGCTTCCGCATCACCACCGAAACCGTCCGCCGCGACCTCGCCGCCCTCGAAACCACCGGCACCGTGCGCCGGGTCCACGGCGGAGCAGTGGCGGCCGACCGCTTCAGCACCACTGAGGAAAGCATCATCGAACGGACCATCCAGCGCCCGGATCAGAAGATGCGCATCGCGCAGGCGGCCCTGGCCCTGATCCCCCAGGGCACGTCCGGCAGCATCCTGCTCGACGCCGGTTCCACCACCGAAGCGTTGGCCGACCTCCTCTCCCGCCGCGCCGCCGTCGAACCTTCCGCCGGCGGAAGTGGAGCCGAACTGGTGGTCATCACCCACGCCGTTCCCATAGCAGCCAAACTGTCCAGCGCTCCCGGAATCGCCCTCCAGATCCTGGGCGGCCGGGTGCGCGGCCTCACCCAGGCCGCCGTGGGGCAGTCAACAGTGGAGGCCGCGCAGCGGATGCGTCCGGACATCGCGTTCATCGGCACCAACGGCATCCACCCCACGTTTGGCCTCAGCACGCCCGATCCTGAAGAAGCCGCCGTCAAGGCAGCCTTCGTCCATTCGGCACGCCGCATCGTGGTGCTGGCCGATTCCTCCAAGCTGGACGCAGAAACCCTGGTCCAGTTCGCCTCCCTGAAAGATCTGGACACCTTGATTACAGACAGCGAGCCCAGCCCCGAACTGGCGGCAGCCCTGACCGAGGCCGGCGTCGACGTGGTGATCGCGTGA
- a CDS encoding 1-phosphofructokinase family hexose kinase yields the protein MIVTFTANPSLDRTVALPGPLERGEVQRAVSVSQESGGKGVNVSRALVASGLETIAVLPGAASDPVLAGLLHDGVPFAALPIDEPLRTNVALTEPGGVTTKINEPGPIMDAVQQEALIGLLLERARGASWVVLAGSLPPGFPADFYATVTRRLRAGSGSGADGGAPLIAVDSSGAPLAAAVSGTSLDGMSGKPDLLKPNAEELAELAAAAGFATASTADELEADPEAAAAAAAAVVRSGVGAVLATLGSKGAVLVTADGAWLATHPPVAAVSTVGAGDSSLAGYLLAHGQGAAPADCLRQAVAHGAAAASLPGSTVPAVHQTTPEAVTITALRKD from the coding sequence GTGATCGTCACCTTCACGGCCAACCCCAGCCTGGACCGCACGGTGGCCCTGCCCGGACCCCTGGAACGCGGCGAGGTCCAGCGCGCCGTCTCGGTCAGCCAGGAATCCGGCGGCAAGGGCGTCAACGTCTCCCGCGCCCTGGTTGCCTCCGGCCTGGAGACCATCGCGGTGCTCCCGGGCGCCGCGAGTGATCCCGTCCTCGCCGGGCTGCTCCACGATGGCGTGCCGTTCGCGGCCCTCCCCATCGACGAGCCGCTGCGAACCAACGTGGCGCTCACCGAGCCGGGTGGTGTGACCACCAAGATCAACGAGCCCGGACCCATCATGGATGCAGTCCAGCAGGAAGCCCTGATCGGTCTGCTGCTGGAACGCGCCCGCGGCGCCAGCTGGGTGGTCCTGGCCGGTTCCCTGCCTCCCGGCTTCCCGGCCGACTTCTACGCCACCGTCACGCGGCGGTTGCGGGCGGGTTCTGGTTCGGGAGCCGACGGCGGCGCGCCGCTCATCGCCGTCGACTCCTCCGGCGCGCCGCTCGCGGCCGCAGTCTCCGGCACCTCGCTGGATGGCATGTCCGGCAAACCGGACCTCCTCAAACCCAACGCCGAGGAACTAGCGGAACTGGCTGCTGCAGCCGGGTTCGCCACGGCGTCCACCGCAGACGAACTTGAAGCGGATCCGGAGGCCGCCGCAGCGGCCGCCGCCGCCGTCGTGCGTTCCGGTGTGGGTGCTGTGCTGGCAACTCTCGGATCCAAGGGAGCTGTCCTGGTAACGGCCGACGGCGCGTGGCTTGCCACGCATCCGCCGGTCGCCGCGGTCAGTACTGTCGGCGCGGGCGATTCATCGCTGGCTGGCTATCTGCTCGCCCACGGCCAGGGCGCCGCCCCGGCCGATTGCCTCCGTCAGGCTGTGGCACATGGTGCCGCCGCCGCTTCGCTGCCGGGTTCTACTGTTCCGGCAGTCCACCAAACCACCCCGGAAGCCGTAACCATCACGGCCCTTCGAAAGGATTGA